ACGCAAAATATTCGTACTTTCATTTCTTGCATtcctttagttttttttccccctttattACTTCCATTAAGGATGTTTTTggctcagtttgtctgtttgtcagcaggattacaaAAAACTACCGGAGTAATTTTCAAGAAACTTGTTTGGAGGGTGTAGCATGGGCCAAGAAGAACCCATTCAATTTTGGAGGGGATCCTAATCACGGGGTGGATTGTGGGATATGGCATTTGGTCTTGGTAGAATAAATTAAAATGCCATACATTATAAAATCCAATAGATGGTAGATCGGTAGTGACAAAACAATTGTAGAGATACGATGACTCCATATCATAATCCACGTTCACTGGTACCAGTACTCCTCTGGGGTAGCCGACACATGTAGTTCCtcaaacttcatacagaaagcagtcaTCATGCAGCACTTGGGGTTAattggttgtgtttgtttatatgcCTCATAATTATTAATGCTAAAATGCTACATGTAGCATCTCATGTGGCATCTTTCAGgtgcattaaaatgtcattgtaATATGCggttttaatattttttgtaACTTTCATcctgatatgtgtgtgtgtgtttgcatgtgtggtgtgtgttatTCTTCTTCAGGGtccacagtgctgctctgacctGGCAGTGTCTTTCCATTATGTAGAAGCAGAGCTGATGTACACACTGGAGTACTACACCTATCACCTGAGAGCGTACGGCTACAGGCCACGCTACCAGCCGTCCTCACGCCAGGCTCTGAGCCTCGGCCCTCTCTCACAGACGGTGGGACTTAAAGGAGTGCAGGAGGTGACAGATGGAAGGAGTCGCACAACTTCGGCCTTCTTTGTTAGAGGAAACCAAACTAAGGTGCAGACAGAGtcagagaaagggagggaagaCAATTTAAACTCTGGCATCGCTGAGAACAGGACTGCAGTCACACAAGGCCGACACCACTGATGACGCTGTGCCTCAGCCGGGGTTGAACGTGCATGCTCGTGCCAGAGAGGTACTCTGCACAGTATGTTGGCTGCATAATGTTTTCTTCTGCCGGGCCTTCCTTGATCCAATCACAATGTATTCCAGTCAGGATGGCACTTTAAGAGCTCACAGTGTGAGTGGATAAAATTTGAATATGATGCAGCGACAGCTCCGTGTGGCTATTTTTAACCGAGATAAAAATTTGGTTTAGCTTCATTACGTATGACAAAATCAGCATTTAAATGTATGAATTTCTGATGTGACACAATCACATATGAGTGCTTGGAGTGATGCGGATAGAACATACAAtatcattttaatgtgtttcccAAGCACCTGATCTGAGCCAATAATACAATAGCAGAAggatttctgattttttttttaaccatttttaattcattatttttgattttttttttttttttttttttcattattgaaaTGGAGAGCAGTAACAAATGGCTTTGTGTGTCACAACTTCAAAAGATTTAGCCTCTTCATGGCCTCTTTGATTTTCAGGCATTAAATCTGATGTATTACTTTTCTgagttttaatgatttaaaacgtgtttttttttttttaagctttctgaaacaacatgaaacatgacTTTGAAATTACCATGATTTTTTTCTTAGCatctttgtttgcatttttcctTTTGAATCCTCTTCAGTCACACAGTTAATGCAGACTCTAAATCCACATTCACATGTAATACGATGTgtgtttcagtaaaaaaaaaaaaaagcaagctgTGAAGATGTCTTTTTGTGTTACCTCTGAGTGATATGAGACGCTCTGATGTAGGAGAGCGCACTTCAAACCCCCTGTGCTTCTGTTTGAGAACACTGTGGCGTGCGATGAACGCAGCAATATAAAAACTACCATGACACGCACAGATGTTTTAGATGAATAAATTATGTATAAAaattatgtttattttgaaCTTTGAAGAAAAAGAGTAACATGAGAAAGAAATAGAATATATCAGCTGTCACTTCTAATCATGTTTTGTcttcacataaaacaaatacaatctgTGTAGTTTATGGTCACTTTCATAAGCCAGCTGGCAGGTTTACATTGTGAATCACATCATTAAGTCGTCTCCATCAGACATTTAGTTCACTGTTTGTATTCTCTGTGATCTTCTGTCATTGTTGGCAGATGAGAGTGTCGCTTCAGTTTGAACGTCTACAGCCCCTGAAGAAACctgcaacaaaacacatcatACATGTAGATAAGTATTACTCCAACACTCAgtttaaatgtgtaaaatcagttaCTTTATACACCTTCAAAATAAGGCCAACTACAGATGTACTTTTTAGAaattgaaaatgatgaaaaaaaaagtcctttaaGTCAGCAGTGCTTTTAAGACTTTCAACCTTGAACAGCAGAAGTCTTCAGAACCTCCTTTATTATCCCAGttaagtgtttatttttccaaGTGGAGACTGTGTGATGTTCCATCCTACTGAGTGAAAAAGAAGAGGCACTCACCTCAGCCTGCACTTGTTGAGAAAAATGCCTCTCCTCTCTGGATACTCTCTCCTCCAGGGGCCACTCTCTGTGAGAGCAGACATTACAAGACTGTCCCATATCAAAGACATATAGTCTGTATTGACTTTTGAGAATTGCCACACTCACCGGGCTCCGAGTTTCTCCTTCCCATGAGGCCAACAAAAATGTCATGCATTTCCCCTGATGAGAAGAATGGGAACTGTTCAgttttgtattttctgaatAATTCAGAGAATTGAGAGAGAGCATCCACTTCATATCATTATTAAGTATTTCTTACTTTTTTGTGGTGACTGTGCAGCGTCTGCCTCTGATGAAAgtaaaatgaaaccaaaaaggaaaaaaaaacagctttgtgaAACAGAAGTTACAGGAGCACTACATGACCAAATCTAAGAAACAGAATTTACAACACAAAGTCTTTTGCCAtctttgatatttgtttttcagtttattatcGTTAACATTAATACCGTCACTATTACGTTCTCCGTTCTACTACGTTCGTCAGTCGAAAAGAAAACTCACCAGCATTTCTTCTACCCATCAGACCCACAAAGCTGTCATAATCCAAATCGCTATACCTCTTGAGAATGTTCCGCTTAAGGTTGTCCAAACCTACGGTCTGCTGcaattagaagaagaagaaaaaaaaaccaaaaactcaGTTTCTGTTAAAAGTCTGAAGGTCTGCATGTCGTCTTGGTCATTACGCGCTATGAAACCTACATCTGAAGTTGATCTGCGCGATCCTGGCTCCTCGCATCTGGACTGGCTGTATCGAAGTTTCATGATGAGGAACAGAGTCACCAGCAGCAAACCTCTCCTCATTTTTTCAGAAACACCTGTGCGAGAATATGTGCAGTTACGCTATTTTAATAGGTTGTTTCCTTACGGGCAAAAACATCGCCGAACATCGTCTTTCCATGATGGAACCAAATGTACTTTTTGGGCAGAACCTGCGGCGTAGTTGGTGCGTAAAAGCGCGCGGTGTGAGCTTTTCTAAGATATAATAAATGAGATTTATTCACATAATCATCAGTATTATTGTTTTGATTCTCTTATATGTAtccaacaaagaaaaaaaacatgacgaTAATAATTGCAGTTCCAAACTCTCCAAAAAGTCATGGGAAGCCTTAAATCCACCTCCTTataactgaaaaaacaactgttgaaaatagaataaatatgTGCACATTTCACCTTAAGCATttcaaagttgttgtttttttttctttacctgtTTTCTGTCGAGCTGATAATTTGGTGAAAGCGTCAGCTGCTTGCGCCCTGGTGCAGAGTAAAACGGAACGGGTAGATCCTGCAGTGACACTCGGTCGGGATAAATGAGACGTCCACGCTTTGGGGTAATAAATAATAGCTGGATACCTGCGTAACGCCAATCAGCAACTGGAGCGTAGGTGGCGTATCGAGTCTTATATCACGTTGAGCAGGAAGGCTGCGTAGCCTCCTCATTGATGGTCATGATGCTGCTCAGAGCTGTTGCCctccaccaaacacacacgcacactcaccaCCAAAAAAAACGTCTGGGCGACGTCACGAGGACATGGCTTCGTGGGCTCAAGCCCATCTTTGAACATATTTGGGAATTTTCTTGAAGATCATGCTCCTGCTGGCTATTGATGAAAGCGGAACAAGTGAACATAACTAATTGTTAATTGCATCTGATGTTGTTTGAGTAAAAACCTGAGCTTGTGTGTTCAAAGTACTCACTTATCTCTTTGCCACCATGCTCACGTGTTCCTCTTGGTGTCTTTCCACTCCATTGACTGGTGGACATGATCACCATGAACATGCTAATCTTTTTAGGAAGTAATTATGTAGATAACAGCTGTCTGTGCGTGTCACAATACACAACAGCAATGTATGTGGCTAGATTGGCTACAAAGCTGACTGCTTGTAATTGACTGCCCAATACCCATTCCTAcagaaaatgtgacatgaaaacaaacatttgtccATCTACCTCTGGGCAGGTTAATGgaataacattttaatttccCACCATGCAATATGAATTTAAATTGaaattactgtgtgtgtctctgataATGTTCCAGAGCATGACTTCATACAAGGTGTGTTGTTATtacatataatatataataataataattacatattattcaaatgaaatgcttCAGTATTAGCTGAGAAAACAAATCATGAAGTGAATATTATCGGTGCAGCCactgaggagacagacaggctaAAATCCAGACATGTTGTTTGGACAGACACATCCTCATAACAGTGTTGACACAGTGAGTAACATTCAAAGGATCACTTCACGGCTGCTAAATACTCTCTTAAATGGCTCTGACAGGTGGTGAGATCAAATGTCTATCTTGTAACT
This region of Chaetodon auriga isolate fChaAug3 chromosome 10, fChaAug3.hap1, whole genome shotgun sequence genomic DNA includes:
- the tac3a gene encoding tachykinin-3a is translated as MRRGLLLVTLFLIMKLRYSQSRCEEPGSRRSTSDQTVGLDNLKRNILKRYSDLDYDSFVGLMGRRNAEADAAQSPQKREMHDIFVGLMGRRNSEPESGPWRREYPERRGIFLNKCRLRFLQGL